The nucleotide window TAATATATCACACTGggactcttagcttgtccccctgaatctgtcggaaaccccagaagagcaagaggccttttttgggagcagctccttgggtgtattcctgacaccagctttggaagaggcacccggtcgtctggccctgtcctgaggagcccctttggtgacggtggtgctggcagggaagccagctctgacacagtggttcacatggcctgctcctcctgcagccacaggcatgccactgtggaggcaacaggactgtcacaagttacatgagaccttagggcttacacaaatgcaaggacacagcagcacaggggggaagagaggactCACCAGCATGGAAAAGACCCAGTCCTGCTGTTGTCCATGCCCACACAAGATACAAGTGATGGGAGctgaggcaaataattttctaCCGTTTTCTTTATTGTACTTTTATTGAGctttgggacaaaaaaaaaaaaaacagtaggaGGGCAGATATAGTATTATTTAAAGGGAAATTATATCTTTACAggtataaacaaaagaagaactaacgaaagaaagaaaaaaagaaaacaaaagaaaacacaaagttttggcatttcctgagatacccggggagtgctatgaagatgatgggcatcttattgatgctAAAGTAGGATGTATTGAAACAGATTCCATAGAGCATCCTTgaggtccttgttcctcatgctgtagatgagggggttcactgctggaggcaccaccgaatacagaacagccaccaccagatccagggatggagaggagacagaagggggcttcaggtaggcaaatgtgccagtgctgataaacagggagaccacggccaggtgagggaggcacgtggaaaaggctttgtgccgtccctgctcagaggggatcctcagcacagccctgaagatctgcacataggacagcacaatgaaaaacaaacatgccaaataaagaaaaccactaacgacaagaagcccaacttccctgaggtaggaacgtgagcaggagagcttgaggatctgggggatttcacagaagaactgttccagggcattgccatggcagaggggtatggaaaatgtattggccgtgtgcagcacagcagtgagaaacccactgccccaggcagctgctgccatattgagacaagctctgctgcccagcagggtcccatagtgcaggggtttgcagatggcaacgtagcggtcataggccatgatggtgagcaaATAAAACCCGGCTgtgatgaagaagaggaagaaaaagagttgtacagcacatcctgcataggagatgtccctggtgtcccacagggaattggccatggatttggggacagtggtggagatggagcccaggtcgaggagggagaggttgaggaggaagaagtacatgggggtgtggaggcggtggtcgcaggctacggcggtgataatgaggccattgcccaggagggcagccaggtagatgcccaggaagagccggaagtgcaagagctgcagctccttccgtgtgtccatgaacgccaggaggaggaactgggtagTGGAGCTGGTGTTGGACATCTGCTTAgtttgtgcaaagggcctggtcaaggaggaaaaggcagtgacaagtgagCAGAGACTTCTCTGAGTGAAACCTATtccatgtctcagagaaacagccctcgtggcctctctctttccaggaaggccttcgtgcagctccctggcttgagctctggtctgtgctgggttggggtgt belongs to Mycteria americana isolate JAX WOST 10 ecotype Jacksonville Zoo and Gardens unplaced genomic scaffold, USCA_MyAme_1.0 Scaffold_68, whole genome shotgun sequence and includes:
- the LOC142404080 gene encoding olfactory receptor 14J1-like; protein product: MYFFLLNLSLLDLGSISTTVPKSMANSLWDTRDISYAGCAVQLFFFLFFITAGFYLLTIMAYDRYVAICKPLHYGTLLGSRACLNMAAAAWGSGFLTAVLHTANTFSIPLCHGNALEQFFCEIPQILKLSCSRSYLREVGLLVVSGFLYLACLFFIVLSYVQIFRAVLRIPSEQGRHKAFSTCLPHLAVVSLFISTGTFAYLKPPSVSSPSLDLVVAVLYSVVPPAVNPLIYSMRNKDLKDALWNLFQYILL